The genomic segment AGAAGAAGTGGTACCGCTGGATCGGCCGGACCTCACCGGACGGCGGCACCGTGGGCGCGTACGAGGGCGGCGGCTACTACCCGCGCGGCCTCTACCGCCCCACCAAGGACTCGATCATGCGCACGCTCGGCCGCGAGTTCAACCTCCCCGGCCGCGAGGCCATGATCGCGGGCTTCCACCGCCACGCGTCGGTCGTCACCGCACAGACGCCCACGGACCGCGCGGTACGCCGTGACGACAAGGTCCGCGTGCACGTCGCGGACGGCATCCGGGTGCGCTGGAGCGTCGACGGCCGCGAGGTCCGCCGCGCCCGGGGCGACCTCGTGGTGACGTCCCGCTCCCTCGGCGTCCCGGCCGACGGCCGCACCCACGAGCTGACGGTCCGCGCCACAGACCCGACGGACGCGGTCCGCGCCCCGGACCTGAAGTCCCTGCTGACGGACTCGCTCACCTGGCGGGTCGGCCGCTGACCCGCACGGGCCCGGACACGGGGTGGCGCGGCAGCGCCACCTCACATTCGGGCCCTCAGCACGTCGATCTCACACCCCGGCGCCCTCGGGTCGAAGCCGTGCTCCACCAGCCAGCGAATGGCCAGCAGGCTCCGCAGGGACCACCAGGCGCGGATCACGTCGACGTCGACGTCCGCGCCGTAGCCGGCGAGCACGTCGTCGAGACGGTCCTCGTGGCCCAGCGTCAGGGTGGCCAGGTCGAAGTGGGCGTCGCCGGGGGCCGCCTCCGACCAGTCGATGATGCCCGTGACCTGGTCCCCGTCGACGAAGACGTGGGCGATCTGCAGGTCGCCGTGTGTGAAGACCGGCGTCCACGGCCGCAGGGCGGCCTCGGCGATCCCGCGGTTGCGGGTGACGAGGTCGGCGGGCAGGACGTCGTTCGCCACGAGCCACGCGCACTCGGCGTCGAGCTCCGCGGCCAGCTCCGCCGGGCCGCGGCTGGTCCGGGGCGGCAGCGGCGCGTCGTGCAGCTTGCGGACGGCGGCGCCCGCCGCGGCCCATGCCGCGGGCGACGCGGTCGACGGTTCGCCGAGGCGGCCGAGCGCCGTCCCCGGGACCGCGGCGATCGCGAGCACGGACGGCTTGTGCCACAGGACCTCGGGGGTCGGGACCGGCACCAGTGACATCACCTCGGCCTCGGCTTCGAGACGCCCCGGATCCGCGTCCACCTTCAGGAACATGTCGCCGACCCGCAGGGTGGTGCGCTCGGAATGTGCGACGACTACCTCGACATCGTTCATGGCGGCCAGTATTCAGGCCGTACCACGCGGTGCGGGGCCCGGTCTCCTCCGCCTTCGAGGGGCCGAGGACGGATAACCATCACATACTGCTGTGAAACGTTTCCAAACGGTGGGTTGTCCTCGTCGGGGGCGGGGAGCTGTCGTGCCGGTGCGTCGGACTAGGAGCGGACCATGGGTCGCGAACTGCGGCAGACCGTGTTCACGGACGAGGATCACCAGCTCTTCCGTACGAGGCTGAAACAGTCCCTCGGCGTCCTCCACGACACGGTGGCCCGGCCCTCCTTCGGCCTCGCGCAGCCGATGCTCGGCGCCGAGCTGGAGATGTTCCTGGCCGACCCGGACGACGGCCTCCCCGTCGCACGCAACGAGGAGGTCCGCCTCGCCGCGGCCGACCCGCGGCTCGTCCTCGAGGTCAACCGGTACAACCTGGAGGCGAACCTCACCCCCGTCCCCCTGCGCGGCGCACCCTTCACCGCCCTGCACCAGGAGACACGCGACCTGCTCGGCGCGGTCGCGAAGGCCGCCCTGCCGCACGGCGCGGTGCCGTACTGCTCCGGCACCCTGCCGACCCTGCGTCCCGGTGACCTCACCCGCCACAACGTCTCCGCGAAGCGCCGCTACGGACTCCTCGACGACGCCCTCGGCCGCACCCCGCGCGACCTGAGTGTCCACGTCCACGGAGAGCCGAGCTGCCGCATGCGCTCCGACTCCGTGTGCGCGCAGGGCGCCGCCAGCTCCTGGCAGATCCACCTGACGGTCCCCGCGGCGGATTTCGCCCGCTTCTACAACGCGGCGCAGCTCGTCATCGCCCCCGTGCTCGCGGTCTGCGCCAACTCTCCCGTGCTGCTCGGCCGTCTGCTGTGGGACGAGAGCCGCATTCCGTGGTACGAGCAGGCGTTCGGCACGCCCCGCTCACCCGCGACCGACTCGTTCGAACGTACGGGCTTCGGCGACGGATGGGTGCGCGACGGGGTCGGCGAGCTCATGGAGGCCGCCTGCAGGCACCGCCCGCTCATGCCGATGTGCGCCGACACACCGCCCACGGAGGACACGGACCACGGGGGACCCGCCGAGCTGGAGGAGCTGCGGCTGCACGTGGGCACCGTCTGGTGGTGGAACCGTCCCGTGTACGACCCCGTCGGCGACGGGCATCTGCGGATCGAGATGCGCGCGCTGCCCTCCGGCCCCACCCCCGCCGACATGGCCGCCAACACCGCCCTGCTGACCGGGCTCGTCCTCGACCACGCGACCGGTCACGAGCCGGTGGCTCCCGCGCTGCCCTTCGCACAGGCCCGCGCCAACTTCTACGCCGCCGCCCGCCAGGGACTGGACGCCACCCTGTGGTGGCCGCGGACGAGTGGTGCGCCGGTGCGACGGAACGCGCACGAACTGGTCCGGTCCCTCCTGGGGCGTGCGGCCCGCGGTCTGGCCGGGGCCGGCGTGACGGACGCCGAGGTCCAGCGGTGGCTGGGTGTCATGGAGGCCCGCGTCGCCTCTGGCTGTTCTCCCGCGCGCTGGCACCGGAAGGCCCGCCGAGCGGGCGCCTGCGACCGGGACATCTTCCGCCACTCCCTGGAACTGGCGTCGGAGGACGTCCCGGTGCACGCGTGGCCGGTGCCGGGGTGGCGAGGCCGGGGACCGTGGGCGTGATGGGGGAGACGTAGTGCATGACCTGCGGATCGACGAAGAGCAGCACCTCGCCCGGAGCCATGGTGTGCTCCAGCAGGATGTCCCCGTCCGCCTCTTTGCCCCGGAGCGGCGAGATGCTTCCGCTGACGTTTTCGGAGGCGATGGTGGCACCCCGGCCGGTACGGTCCCGACGGCAGGTGGGGGGCCACATCCGGAGAGGTGATCAGGGCGGCGGCGTAGGCGCGGGCCGCCCCGGACAGCGGGGGACTTCCCAAACGCGGCGGGCCTTACTCGACGAGCAGATGAGCAGCGCCCCCGAGCGCCGGAACCGTGCCGCCCGCCGTGCGTGCCGCCCCCGCCACGCTCGACTCGCGCACCACCAGCTCGGGTGCCAGTCGTATCGCCTGGCGTGGGCTGTCCGCCTCGCCCCCCGCGAGACGGCGGCCGAGCAGGCGTGCCGCCTCCGCCGCCAACTCGGCGACCGGCTGGCGGACCGTCGTGATGCCCGGCGCCGAGAGCGCCGCCATCGGGATGTCGTCGAAGCCGGTCACGGCGACCTCGCCGGGTACGTCGGCGCCCAGCTGCTGCAGGCGCTGCAGCGCGCCGATGGCGATCAGGTCGTTGGCGCAGACGAGGGCGTCGGGCCGGGCGGGCCACACCTCGTCGACCGCGGCCCTGCCCCACTCCACGGAGAAGTCGCCGAGGGCCACCCGGTCCGGCGCCCCGGGATCGAGGGCCGCCGCACCCGCCGCATAGGCGGCCCGGCGCTCCGCGGCGGCCGACGCCGTGCCCGTCGCGCCGAGGAAGCAGACGCGGCGGCGGCCCGTCGCGGCCAGATGGTCGAGGACCAGCGCCATGCCCGCGGTGTTGTCCACCGCGACGGAGTCGGCGACGGCGGGTCCGCAGCCCCGGTCCATCAGGACGAGCGGCACCCGGGCCGCCGCCGCGGCCACCGCGTCCCTGCTGCGCTCCTCGTGCGCCGGGATCACCAGGAGCGCGTCGACCTGCCGGCCGAGCAGGTCGGCGATGTACTCCGCCTCCGCCGCCGGGTCGTCGTCGCAGTCGGCGAGGAGCACGGCACGGCCCCCGGCGTGCAGGGCGTGCGTCAACTCCCGTACCAGCGTCGGGTAGAAGGGGTTCGTGATCTGCGGCAGGACGAGCCCGACCGTGCCCGTGGAGCGACTGC from the Streptomyces venezuelae genome contains:
- a CDS encoding phosphotransferase family protein, which codes for MNDVEVVVAHSERTTLRVGDMFLKVDADPGRLEAEAEVMSLVPVPTPEVLWHKPSVLAIAAVPGTALGRLGEPSTASPAAWAAAGAAVRKLHDAPLPPRTSRGPAELAAELDAECAWLVANDVLPADLVTRNRGIAEAALRPWTPVFTHGDLQIAHVFVDGDQVTGIIDWSEAAPGDAHFDLATLTLGHEDRLDDVLAGYGADVDVDVIRAWWSLRSLLAIRWLVEHGFDPRAPGCEIDVLRARM
- a CDS encoding glutamate--cysteine ligase encodes the protein MGRELRQTVFTDEDHQLFRTRLKQSLGVLHDTVARPSFGLAQPMLGAELEMFLADPDDGLPVARNEEVRLAAADPRLVLEVNRYNLEANLTPVPLRGAPFTALHQETRDLLGAVAKAALPHGAVPYCSGTLPTLRPGDLTRHNVSAKRRYGLLDDALGRTPRDLSVHVHGEPSCRMRSDSVCAQGAASSWQIHLTVPAADFARFYNAAQLVIAPVLAVCANSPVLLGRLLWDESRIPWYEQAFGTPRSPATDSFERTGFGDGWVRDGVGELMEAACRHRPLMPMCADTPPTEDTDHGGPAELEELRLHVGTVWWWNRPVYDPVGDGHLRIEMRALPSGPTPADMAANTALLTGLVLDHATGHEPVAPALPFAQARANFYAAARQGLDATLWWPRTSGAPVRRNAHELVRSLLGRAARGLAGAGVTDAEVQRWLGVMEARVASGCSPARWHRKARRAGACDRDIFRHSLELASEDVPVHAWPVPGWRGRGPWA
- a CDS encoding LacI family DNA-binding transcriptional regulator, whose protein sequence is MADVTLRDVARASGCSVATVSRVLAGTRPVGAETARRVREAAEALGYRPNHAARALRSRSTGTVGLVLPQITNPFYPTLVRELTHALHAGGRAVLLADCDDDPAAEAEYIADLLGRQVDALLVIPAHEERSRDAVAAAAARVPLVLMDRGCGPAVADSVAVDNTAGMALVLDHLAATGRRRVCFLGATGTASAAAERRAAYAAGAAALDPGAPDRVALGDFSVEWGRAAVDEVWPARPDALVCANDLIAIGALQRLQQLGADVPGEVAVTGFDDIPMAALSAPGITTVRQPVAELAAEAARLLGRRLAGGEADSPRQAIRLAPELVVRESSVAGAARTAGGTVPALGGAAHLLVE